From Anaerolineae bacterium:
CGGCGGCAGGTGGTTGATGATCTGGTTGAGCAGGGGCCCGATGACCTTTTCCTGCTGGTCGCGGTTCATCCCCAGTTCCTGGGGCACATAGACCAGCAAGAGTTCTTTGTCCGGGTCATGGTAGACCAGCGGCGTGGCCAGAGGGCCCTGGAAACCGCAATGGGGGCATTGGGCGATGTTGACGGCCCCGCTGAGCAGCAACTCCTTGGCCCGGGGATCCTGGGCCAGGTCAAACACCTGGCGCACTTCGGCGAGGATGGGTTGCCGACAACGGGGGCACGCGATTTGCATTTTCGGCATGGACGGCTCCTGCGCGTACGGGTTTAAGCGGCTCAATCATACCGCGAAGTGGGGGGATTGTCCAATGAAGACGGTTTTGCCCGGTCTTCCCAGGGCGCATTCGGGATATAATGAGGATGTGGAACGCCAACCTCGCGCCAGGAGGGGATGACCATGGCGGTGGATGAGCGTGAGGCGTTGCTGCGGGTGGCCTGGGAGCGTGCCCTGGAGTGGGCCCTGGCGCTGGTGATCGGCATGGCGTTGGCCTGGGCGATCACGCTGACCGCACGCCAGCCACCGGGGCAGCCCATCCAGTTGCTGCCGCCGCCCACACCGCCGCCGCTGGTGGTGCATGTGGCCTGCGCGGTGATGGCGCCTGGGGTCTACGCGCTGCCTCCCGGTTCCCGCGTGGCCGATGCCATCCAGGCCGCCGGTGGTATGGCGCCCGAGGCGGCCGGGGAGGCGCTGAACCTGGCCGCGCCGTTGGAAGATGGGCAGTATGTTTGCGTGCCTTTTCGGGGCACCCCCACGGCCGACCCGGCAAACCACGCCCCTCCGGCGGCCCAACGGCTGAACATCAACACCGCCGACGAGGCCCAACTGGAAGCGCTGCCGGGCATTGGCCCCACCCTGGCCCGGCGGATTGTGGCCTATCGTGAAACCCACGGCCCCTTTGCCACAGTGGACGATTTGCTGGCCGTCTCCGGCATCGGGCCGACCCTGTTGGACAAACTGCGTCCCTGGATCACCACAGGGACAACGCCGTAGGCTGAACTCACTCTGGAGGATGTGATGACGCCGGAACCTTATGCGGGGGTGCTGGCCCGTTATGGGGCATGGTTGGACCTCCCGGAACATACCCGCCCCGTGACGCTGTTGGAGGGGAACACCCCTCTCATCCCCCTGCCGCGCCTGGCCGAGGAACTGGGCGGCGGGTTCGACCTGTACCTCAAGTACGAGGGCCTCAATCCTACGGGCTCCTTCAAGGACCGCGGGATGACGGCGGCGGTGAGCGAGGCCGTGGGGCGCGGCGCCCAGGCTGTGATTTGCGCTTCCACGGGCAACACAGCGGCCTCGGCCGCCGCCTACGCCGCCCGCGCGGGCGTGCGGGCCGTGGTGCTGGTGCCGGAAGGCAAGATCGCCATGGGCAAACTGGCCGGGGCACTGGCCTACGGCGCCCAGGTGGTCCAGGTAGGGGGCTC
This genomic window contains:
- a CDS encoding ComEA family DNA-binding protein; amino-acid sequence: MTMAVDEREALLRVAWERALEWALALVIGMALAWAITLTARQPPGQPIQLLPPPTPPPLVVHVACAVMAPGVYALPPGSRVADAIQAAGGMAPEAAGEALNLAAPLEDGQYVCVPFRGTPTADPANHAPPAAQRLNINTADEAQLEALPGIGPTLARRIVAYRETHGPFATVDDLLAVSGIGPTLLDKLRPWITTGTTP